attTATGATAATATTCACAATGTTTACGGTGATATTTTTCCCCGGTCACGCCACCCTTTGGCCGATGACTCGCCAGGGCCACGTTCGGGGCAACAGATTACGCAACGTGTGACTCTTAACCTCAAGGGAACGTGCAATCGAAGATGCTGATTGGCAGTCATAAAACCTGTAACCTCCATAACAGGAAATGGCTGGTTTGCTAGCTGCTGAGGTTCATCCATAATTTTCGACGgtatttaatattttcttcatgtgGTCGGTCAGAAGGAAtctaatccctatactgtccaaatcccttatgcaagagttaaccagcgttcattctttcatccccttcactggtgaactctggaacagccttctttcgtctgtatttcctactgcctacgacttgagttctttcaagaggggagtgtcaagaccccgaaattgacctcctttttggccaaTCTTTACGATTCCCTTTTATAGCACCAGTGCTTGACGGACTTTTTGTTTTCATATGTGTTTTTCCCTTGATCTGCTTcccttactgaaaaaaaaaacagaaggcaACACTAGAATTGGTATCCTGGTGGCCATAAAACTTAAATTCAACCCAACCTTTCGTAGTCTAGCTTCAGGAAGCAACAAAAGATGCGACGTTGTGTCAATTTCTGATCGCCAGAAAACTGGAGTCGTCACAATGACGCTGCATGCTGCGTGTCGTCAAGTAGGTCAGCGGTTGTCTCATCATTCTGGTtatctaatttctttctttcgtaatgAACGATTCATGAGTTATTTCGGCCATTATCATATTTCATCATGAAATTAGAAATATATGTTTTCAGTAACAAACTTTCATCATGAAACAGGGACGTTGTCCTGGGTACAGCCCACAGCCTGAGGGGCACACACCGCGAGGAAATAAAGCATGTCTTGTCTGGAGACGAAATATCCATCGCATAGTTTCAAAATTGTCCACTTACTTATTGCATGGCTACAGTTTGCAGCACTGAAAACAATACAGGTTTCCTGAAGCCTTGAAGAAGCTTATTCATATAAGTAAGTTGGCGACATGACTTGGGGAGGAAAAGTAGAACATCTGAATGAACCCATTGCGtaatcatcccccctccccccttcctcccccatcaaGTTCCTACATCATTCGTTCCCTCCCTGCACTCCCGCCTCCCTCCTGTGGTACTCACACTTTACTTTAAACCATTTTATGTTCATAGTCGGGTGTGTGGTTCGCAGTGATGTATTCCTTTCTTCTGTAAGCTTCACCGTTGGCGCCGAGTCACTATCACACGCACTGACTTTTCTTCGCCGTGTTCTTTTGTAAATCCAGTGCTTCTATCACAACGCTAGGCGGTGCAGGGCTTGTGATAAGGTGCCGAGTCCCTTGGTGCTGcttgggtggtgttggtggtcgtgTCTGCCCAACAGGACCACAGCACTAACGGAGTCACGGAGAACACCTCTGCTGGGGACGGCGGCACGAGCACCACTGCTAGTGTATGTCTCTCTGATAAGCACCACCCGGCACCCGGCAGCGTTatcatgcattgagagagagagagagagagagagagagaaccccccccaaaaaaaaacaagaacagaagcAAGCGcaataagaaaagatgaagagcaagaacaagaacaagaacaaagacgaggataagaaggaaaacaaacaaataatactAAGAAAACAGAGCACCGGGGAAGGAAGACGGGAATGAAACAATCAGATCACTATACCAAGCAAGCAAAGCAGGTGCTGGTGTGCCCGGAACCCGTATCGTAAGATGGTGAGTATTATACGGGTTAGCGACGAGAGATATACTTGTCTTGGGCTGTACCGGGGTGACCTTAAGCTCTGCACAGTCTCGGAAAGGTAATTCTAATGCACTCTTTGTTAtactctctcatttttctttcattaacagCGTCGTCGCAAACTAAGGTGCTTTTCTGTCTCCTAATCTAAATTCTAATGCACTCTTAACTCCttactctctcatttttctttcattaacagCGTCGTCGCAAACTAAGGTGCTTTTCTGTCTCCTAATCTAAATTCTAATGCATTCTTAACTCCttactctctcattttcctttcatcaaCAGCGTCGTCGCAAACTAAGGTGCTGTTCTGTCTCCCCTTCTAAATTCTAATGCACTCTTAACTCCttactctctcatttttctttcatcaacAGCGTCGTCGCAAACTAAGGTGCTGTTCTGTCTCCTAATCTAAATTCTAATGCATTCTTAACTCCttactctctcattttcctttcatcaaCAGCGTCGTCGCAAATTTAGATGCTGTTCTGTCCCCTAATTTCAATTCTAATGCACTCTGTtaccctctcatttttctttcaccAACAGCGTCGTCGCAAACTAAGGTGCTGTTCTGTTTCCTCATCTAAATTCTAATGCACTCTTTGTTACACTCTCATTAGATGATATGTTCTGTCCCCTAATCTTGCAATCGGGCCTTTCCTCCTTACCCCTCAAACCTTATCTCTCTCATTTCCTGCACGCCaacttcctccacccctccaaacCCCTTCTCCATGCACCCACTCCACCTCAGCAGCACCTTTgtacttaagaaaaaaaaagacacctctccgtccgaaattgacctctattttggccattctatactaatcgctatataagagcaacagttagcggtcttttttttttacatcttctttttgttgcccttgagttgctctgtgctgtaaaaaaaaaaggttggagtCCTATATTCTTGGAGATCTCTGCCATCAGTGTTCCTGCCTCCTCTCCTGTTGTTCAGAGATAAGAATGTCCGGGAGGATGGATGTCTGTATCGCTGAGTTTACTATACACCAGCAgcgtccttttttcctcctctgctcttcAAAGGATATAAGGTGGTTTTGGAAGCTTACTAAGGTTGGATTCCTGTATTTGTTTTGCGtccttttactatttttcttacctttatcgtcattttcttcttcagcttTTGTTGGCACTTCCGTTTACCTTTTATTTACAGGCCTCGTCACTTGGCTTTGTTGGGTTCAGCCTCCCCTGCCCCCGCAGTCTGGAAGTCAGAATAATGTCGTGTTTCGTGGTAAATTTAACCTATTGTACGATTCTAGCTGcagttcttcattttattttttgtctgacctttatttgcttctcctcctcttcctcctcctcctcctatattattactactgctactactactactactactacttcttgtaAAATGTTCACCTTTCCCAGGTGTTCCGAAGTACACAGTCATCAACCATGCAGTCCGTAGAGAAAGATGCAACTCTCTAGCAGAGCCCCGGCTGCCCTGATTTTTGTagaaacacaaaaacaaattACTGCGATAGCTCTCCTTATTTTGTCGGTTTTATTAGGAACAGATCAGTTCACGTGTCATGAATAGTTTTAACGTCATTAGCAGAGGTGGTTTGGTTTAAGTAGTTACGGGCCCTGCCTGGCTGCCGAGGCTCACACTCAACCAGCTGTGTTGCTTGGCGTGCAGTGCACTGGATGTGATCTTTGGCTGGAAACAAACGATTTTAAAATGTTGCAAGAGACTTTCTCatgagtggcagtggtggtgtccCTGCCAAGGGTTGTGCTGAGGTGGTGGGGCCGTGGTGATGGGCCAGGACACGAGGCCACTCCTGGGATCGCTGCAGCAGCCTGAGGTGCACCCACGCCAGCCTGCTGCCCACGTCCGCCGAGGTGAGGATCGTGTTGTCTATCTGGTCCCCAACGTCGTGGATGGAGATGTTTGCGTGGGCGGCCAGCAGCCCGGTGATGTATGCATCGTCCACCCACAGAAAGTTAATGGAAGCGGACGCCTTCAAGAGTTTCGGTATCTGTGCGGTGGGCAGCAGCCACATAGCGCCCTGGCAATATGGTGGATAGCGGCTGGCAGGGAGCTCATAGCGGGAGACTCTCCATTTACCTTTCCTCTGCACTTCCTCATCCATTTTTCTGCAGTGCAGCGCGTTCCTCTCCGAGCTGTCCTTCAGACCATGAATAAACCGCTGCAGCATGAAGGTGTCGACGAGGATGTCGTCGTCCGCGTGGAGGGTCCAGGGCACGTGGGCACAGTTGCGGGTGACCCAGTAGAGGGAGGAGAGCGCCTTGTAGCTCAGCAGGTTGTAGTGGTCGCCGTAGTCACCCTGTACAGTGCCGGAACACCGAGTTACTTATTTGTTAAAATATCGCACACCATGAGAGCATGAACAATTAGAGTTATAAATAATATAGAAGGTGAACCCATTATAAGTTCCATGACGGTTCACACTTCCGAAGCTCCTTATCTCTGTGTCAGCATGAACCTGGCACTCATGCCTTGCTCTGTGACCGGCGTGGGAAGCGGTAACTCACCTGCACAATGTCGTGATAGCGAGAACTCTCCTTGAGGAGGATGCTGTGCTCCACGCTGGTCTTGGCGCGgcccaccatgaacaccaccaccatcttggGAGTGTCGGCGCTGGCCCAAGTGAGCCTCGTCTGCCGCCGCTGCTCCACCCTGCTGATGGCGGAGTGCACGTACGCCACCACCTCCACGTCGCCCCCCGCCCGCAGGCACGCATTGGCCTCCTCCACCAGGAAGCGGCGCGGGATGTCTGCTGGACTGCCCGGCCGCTCGTGTATGTGTATCGGCAGGTCTGGGATGAAAGGctgcagggcaagggaagggaaggcagtgtGACTAGTTTGGATATCGAGAAATTGTATACTAGAAGTAATTAAGGAAAATGACCTCACCTGATGAGAGGTGGGGCGCGGAAACCTACGTGACCTGACCCCCCTTACGACGGCGTGCAGCCTGGAGTGAGGGGCGAGCAGCAGCACCGCCGCCCCCACGCCCACCGCCACCCACCGGGCCGCCACCTGCCACCTGGGGCCTGGAAGGATGATACGCTTGTGTGACTGCTTATAAAACACGTCCGTCGACACCAGCATGAATAACAATAAAATCTAACCCGGATTCCTTTTGGCTGGGATGAATGCTGAGTACAGATTTTGAGTTCCATCTATACGGTTGACCCATTTTTCATTGTCTGGAGTAGCTGAAGACCGCTTGCATGGTGTTCACGAACCCAAACTTTGCGTGCAGCTTCAGACAAGTGAGGGGCCGAGAGGGCAGCGAGAGGGGCACATCGCCGGCACCTACAATGCGATCATGGTCTGAACGGGTTACGGACCTGTTCAGaaaaaagcaacacacacacacacacacacactgcagctgATTGTGACCGATTGAGACTCAGAGACGAGACCCCAAGAGCGTGACTAATTTCCTATGAATCATAACTGGGTAAATACAGTAAAgtaagaacacacaaacacacatacactgcAGTTCTGGCTCTTACGTTACAAATTGCGAAGCCTTTTGAAGAGGTTTACAGTAATCAATCGACCTATTCATCGCAACATGTCACTGTCACTTGGCAAGCCGCGTTCTCCAGTGATTTGCCTCTAACGGGAAAATCTTTACACGAAATTTTCCAGTTTATGATCTGTAATTTGAGATACATAAAACGATCGATCATGAAGCACTTTTTATCATTAGAGAACATATCTGAgttaaagaagaaggagacaTATTTGCATATCAGAATATACTAGACGTGAACGAAGTGCATCATCTTTGAAATAGAGGGT
Above is a genomic segment from Eriocheir sinensis breed Jianghai 21 chromosome 7, ASM2467909v1, whole genome shotgun sequence containing:
- the LOC126995109 gene encoding beta-1,3-galactosyltransferase 5-like, with protein sequence MNRKLFAGPRWQVAARWVAVGVGAAVLLLAPHSRLHAVVRGVRSRRFPRPTSHQPFIPDLPIHIHERPGSPADIPRRFLVEEANACLRAGGDVEVVAYVHSAISRVEQRRQTRLTWASADTPKMVVVFMVGRAKTSVEHSILLKESSRYHDIVQGDYGDHYNLLSYKALSSLYWVTRNCAHVPWTLHADDDILVDTFMLQRFIHGLKDSSERNALHCRKMDEEVQRKGKWRVSRYELPASRYPPYCQGAMWLLPTAQIPKLLKASASINFLWVDDAYITGLLAAHANISIHDVGDQIDNTILTSADVGSRLAWVHLRLLQRSQEWPRVLAHHHGPTTSAQPLAGTPPLPLMRKSLATF